The nucleotide sequence CTATTGTAGCAGGCGGAGTCACCATGTTTGATGTATGATGACAATTAAAACAAGAGTTGTCAACTTTGCCTTCATTTAAAGTTATGCCTACTCATAGGGGTGGTGCTTCAGCCTAATTGGCCACCCTCAGACCTCCCTGAGCTTGAGGTCAGAAGTTAAAATCCCCCTCCCTCAATGTAAAAGCGTACTtacaaaaaagaagcaaaatcatGCCTACTCATGCATAGTCTGAATTTCCTCTTGATATGGTTATCTGTAGTAGTATTTTTCTTGCACACCTCTCTATTGAAGGATGTTTTCCAGGGATGTGATTTTACTTGATTTCTAGGCTTCAGTgtggattttgaaatttttagggAAAGAGAGATAGCTGAAAAGTTAATTTCAGTTCTCTTTGCACTGGATATTTTGTAACACACTGTGGAAAGCCTTATCCTAATATGTTGCTCAATCGTGGTtcctttttttgcttttctgtaATTTACCTAGATTGGCTTGGAGATTTCATGCATGTAAGTAGCCGTTTGCTTCTTGTTTTTCCTCTACCTGGCAAAAGACTCTACCTGGCAAAAGAACTGAATGGTAGTAGTAATGGCTTTCGGGCCCTAGAAAGCGTAATTATATGGAACTGGTTCTGttagttttcatttttcttttttgccttCCTCTTTTGTCTTTGTTATAGTTTGTCTTTGACCTGTTGACTGATTAAAATGGAGTCATCAGTGTCTTGTATATTCCTCTAATAATGGAGAGACAGCTAATAAGGGTTGTTATTGTcttacataaatttttttttcgaacATCTTTCTCCGGAAACTTTCATATGTGAATCTCATCTTTATGGATAATTTTTTTGTATTCTTTATATGCAgcaataaaattgaagttgCCTACCAGGAAGCTGTTGCTTTGAAGAGGCAAGAAGAGCTCATCCGTGAAGAGGAGGCAGCATGGCTAGCTGAGAGCGAGCAGAAGTTCAAACGTGGAGTgctagaaaaggaaaagaaattaaagaagaaacAGGTATAGATTTTCAATATAGGTTCGTTGCGATATAAACTTTGATTGTAATCATTGCTGATGTCTTGTATGCTGCAGTCTAAACAAAAGCGGAACAATCGCAAAGGGAAGGATAGAGGGAGGGAGAGGGTTGTAACCCAAGAGAAGCTACTAGATGAACAACCTAGTGAAACAAGAGACTCCATTGTGGAGGATGATCCGCCTGTGGTTGAAAAGCCGGATGTGATGGAAAATGTTTCCGATGTGTCTGATTCAGTGGATGGTGTAGCTGAGGTAGTTCCACTTGATTCAGAAGAAAGGGATGCCAGTCTTGTCAATTGGGATACTGACACGTCAGAAGTTCATCATTCAACAGAAGCTGGTAGCAGTGAAATTAGTGCACTGTCATCAGTACCGAATGGAACTGATAAAAGGAGCCCATCTGTGATGGATGATAGCTCCTCAACATGTTCTACAGACTCAGTCCCTTCAGTTGTAATGACTGGGTCCTACAAGGGGAGTTCCTtttcaaactatcaaaataaaaaatcacctAGCAGGTAAACTGATAGTTTGCActtatttttgtacatttgatcTAGAATATTTGATATTGTATCTGAATTTGTATCTGGTATTTATAGAGAAAAGAGTCAACGAGGTAAGGTCACATGTGATGGAGAAGGTTGGGCAAATGGAATGGATAATCAGACATCTGTGCCTGTAGTAGATGCAATGGATATTCATGATGCCTCTGGAAGTAGCAAAGCTGGTGAATCTGAATCAGAAGCTCCTCGCTCCATGAAGGGGCAGATTAACTGCCTTGAGCAGAATGCGTTTAAGAAAGTCAGTTACTCTGTAAGTGTACTCTATTATCTGATTTACATTATATGCAGACACTATTGAGTGTTTGTAGCTTAGAAATATCTTAACAAGCATGACAGCTTTGCGTATTTTATGTGTTAATTTAATCTTTTTGTTAGCTTTTCTCTTAACCAGCCTGGTGGATATAATGTTTCTTAGGgttctctctctccttccttCCTTTTCCATATTCTGGTGACTGTATTTAGCactatgattttgtgaatgcaaataaattattcaaatttTATCAAAGGAAAGAACACGTTTCCTCAACTATAGAGTTCTACTGCCCCACCAACCATAAAAAGATTGGTAAGAAAATCATCAGAATGCTTTTCGCAGTATGATTCAGTGCTGAATGTTGAAGGCTTGTTTGTCTTGTGCTTTTATGTTGCTCTCACGGTAAATTACTGGAATCCTCCAAAGCATTTTGCTTTTTGCTGCCTCTTATTCAAATCACATCATGGTTTACCTTTTTCTATTAATTCCAGTCGTGATCCACACTGTTGTGCCGCTAGACCGGCGCTGATCACTGAAGTCTCGATTGATTGATCATATCCTTTTCTATTTGATAGGAAGAAGTTGCACCACGGCAGAAGAAATTTGGCTCCAAAGATCTCAATGTGGAAAGCTCTAATAAAGAAAAGTCAACAGCTTCACCACCCTCTCCCAAAAGCCCTCCCAGAAATCTGCCATCTGGTCTTCCATCGAAGTCGGGGCAAAATGTTCCATCGAAGTCTGCGCAAAATGTTCCATTGAAGTCAGAGCAAAAGATGACCGCTCCAGTGGATCCTGCTCTAGTTAAGAAAGTTTCAGTATATAGCTCACCACAGAGTGGAAAAGTCACATCTTTAACCACTTCTTCCCAGAACTCAAGCATGTTGAAACTTGAGGCCCAGAATACAGTAGCTGCAAAACCAACAGAAAAACCCATGCTACAGCAAGTGCCTCCGATGTCAAGGCCTTCTAGCGCTCCTCTAATCCCTTCTCCCCGAGCAATTGCTCCTGTTGTATCCATGGTTCAGACAGCGCCATTAGCCCGTTCAATTAGTGCAGCTGGCCGATTGGGTCCTGAGCCGTCACCAGCTACTCATAGTTATGGTCCACAGACTTATCGAAATGCCATAATGAGTCACCCTGTTGGTTCAGGTTCTGCTGCTTTCAACCATCCCAGCCCTCCGAGTTCGGGAATAACTCTATCTTCAGCGTACTCACAGTCACCCTCCTTGTTATCAGCCCCTGTGTTTGTACCACCGAGCTCTGAAAGGGTAGACCCAAACTATGTTCAGTCTGGCTTCTCTTATGGCATGGGGATTGTGGATGTCGTACAGAATGGGCCCCAGTGGCTTGAAGGTTCTCATAGGGATGGCAATAGGAATCTTCATCATGATCCTTCTCTGCTTAATGGCATTCAAAACCTCGACTTGTACAAGCCTGTAAACAGTGGATCACGGGAGCATTTCTCGCCCGAGTTTCGAGCTTCTACTTCTGGGCGTCACACCCAAGGCGTGGTAACAGATGAGTTTCCACATCTTGATATCATCAATGATTTGCTTGATGATGAACATGGGGTTAAAGGAGATAGGGCAAACACAGTGTTCCATTCTCGTTGCAATGGGCCAATCTTAAATCGACAATTCACTTTTCCTTGCGAAGTGGGTGAATCAGGTGACTTGGGGATGTCAACCAGTTCCGGCAGGATTGAGCGAACACAGAGTTACCAAGATGGCGGATTCCGGTGGGGATATAGGCCACCTAGCAGTCATTTTGACTCAACGGGGGATTTTCCCCCTCATTCTAATAGTTCGTTACCTCATACTAACGGTCATATTGATGGGCTGATGCCAAACCATTGGCAGATGACCAGTTCTGACCCATCTTCACTAGGCGGCATGAGGAATGTGGATGGTGATGGTTACCCACGTTACAGTCCAGATTATTCAAATTTGGCGTGTGGCGTCAATGGCTATACTGTATTTCGGCCTTCAAATGGACATTGAAGAAACTATGATGGCAATTTGCCTGCTAACCTGTGAGGGGGTGATGGTTCATTGTAATGATGTATGAACTATGAAGGGATTGTTTTGGGTCTCAGGTTGTAATGaggctacaattttttttataaaaaacatTTTGTAAAGAGTGTTTCTCctgcattgcctttgcctccggTCTTTCTTATAATGAGGATTTAATATAAatttgggttttgggttaataATCCCAGTGGGCACGAATAATATTGGatcgacatttttttttttgaaatattgttgAGAAATATGCTTCACATTGGAATCGAATCGTGAGCACACATATGCTTAATCCAGTCGATTGTAAACCGAATCACCTCTGATTAGTAATCGACATTATTTGTCGTTGCTCTACTTTGTGGCATGTTGTGGATGTTCATGTTAGAGCTAATACGAGATTGCCAACTACACTTGTGGAAATTCACAATAGGTGATGTAATAAAACTTAGTTCATATCAAGCTAATGCGAACAGATACTTTTCCTCATCAATCTGGACTTGCTTTGGTCAATGaaccttctcttttttctttttctagatTTATAGCTTACTATTGAACTTTGCGGTTGGGAAATTTTTGACGACAATGTTGAGTTAGACCAAGCATTACAGTTTTTGAGtccatttttttgataaccaaTTAATTTTAAGCTTTCAAGAACCTCATTTTAGAATTGATTATTTTGTTTATCAtgcttttcttttggtttttttttttggctttatttctttgattttgtaaCTGGGCTCTGATCGATTCAATGGATTCGTTTGGGagtttattgtgtttttacGTTTTGTGGTGAGTTGAGGCGAGTTTTGAAACTGTGATTGAGGTGTGGTGAGTTGCAATGACAAACAAGTTTGGCgctttaataaaaatattgtgACAATATGAGGGTAAAATTTGATGTTTTCATTGATATTTATTCGTTTTTTATGAAATtgagtaaatattttttttgcgtTGAAACCAAAAGCGATCCATTTGACAAATTGTAAATattctttttgtgcttttggctGTATTACTGAATTGTTTGTGTATTTAAGGCATTGCTTGTAGGATAAAATACATCTGATTACCTCATCACCTTGTTCATATCTTCAACTATGCGCATGTCAGTATTGACGAATGAAGCCACTTTCCAGTCAAGTCCTCTTTAAACGTTCAAAGTCAAGAAACTTTTAGTGCTTTCCACTCACAATTCCATTCCAATACTCAGGCAAACCAATGCAAAACACGACTCAAGTTCTTGAAATACCTTAATCTTGTACATTAATACACAATTTTTCAGAAAGATTAGATCcaggaatggaaaaaaaaaggccTTGGGATTCAAGTTCAACACCACCTCCCTCCCTCTTTCCCCCTTGTGACTCATTCAACTATTTGAATGAATGaacaatgtgtgtgtatatatatatatagaacagtCAACAGTCAAATTCTAAGACAATAACAAAATCACTCATTATAAATACTCCCCTACTTCATGAGATGCTTCATTAACATTGTCATCGATCCAAGAAACATGCGGCGccaatatcttcttcttcttcttcttcttcttgttttatttgtcCAGGAATACCAAGCCAGTAGGGTGTTACATGACAGAAGAGATTTTATGAAAGAAATCGGGATGGCGTCTCTTGAACGGGGAGACGTGCCTCCTTCTACCGGTTCAGGCTGCACTTACATTCCGGGCTCAGGAAAACCGAGCTGCCCTCTCGAGGAGATGAACTTTGCAGGCCATGCTACTGCTTATCCCAAGCTCATGGTTCCAGTTGGTGTTGCTACCACTCTGAAATGACAAAAGCTCGTTATATGGGTTAATACAACTGCTCACTGTAAGAGTTGTCGCCAATTTCAAACTCGGTTATCGAATGTTCACACGTTTTAACTTTAAaactcaaagttgaaaattgttctaaTATGCACACATGGACATATTTCTCGCTATGTCATACTAGCAATTTGACTATCCGAATAGTCGAAAATATGTCCGAGtgtgcatattgaaacaattttcaactttgggtTCTCAAGTTGTAACGTTTGAATATTCAGTGATCGAGTTGGATCTAGTAAACTCTTTTAATGACCAAAAGTtgttatatttatatacatgtgAATTCAGATATTCCGGCTTTGTTCCGATTGAATTTAGAAAGAGTGATGAAATTGGATCAAATTAATTACAGATCATTgatttattgtttgttttcctTAATTTTGTGTCTTATGTCATTCAAGAAAAATGCCTCTtggatttgaaaaaaatttgatttattCATGTCGTCGAGTACTGGAGCAGTGAAAGCAAGTAAGGTTATGtaattatcaagaaaataaatttaaacaaCTGTAAATTGAAGATGATTAAAGTTTATGATTCTTGATTTTCATTTGTTGATAAACTTGGTAATTGATGAATTCATTTTCTAGGCTAATTATGCATATTATCACTTTATTATTTCCGTTTGGTTAAAAAGAAAACGAATTACTTGTATCCCTGTAAATTGTTGCAGACGCTATTGAATTGggttttttctttattcttgatacgggaattttattttcttgttatgTTTTTGGAGGAGAATCCTCATCTATGGATCGTGTAATTTGTCATGGTTTATTATAACATAAGTTCTCTAAAGTATTCcagtaataataaaatatggTATGATTAATGTATTTGTGGACATATACTTTGTACCTCTCCCAACTTTTTTTAGTGGGCAAAAGCGGGCTTATCCATTAATTTAAGGGATAAGATCAGAAAACGTCCatgtattttgaaaaaaaaaagatcaaacaaGCCCTGTTCAATATTTCAGGCTACAATCCCCCTCTATTTTGTGTATCGATCGATCTTCATAAGTCCTTAAATTAAATTACTGTTAAATTGACGTTGATGTGACAAAGCTGTGCCGTTGATAatttgacatgattttttttgattaatttatgATTGTTGACGTTGATGACACGTGTCTTAAACCAATAAAATTGTGACAAGTATCCTAAATATACCAAGAACAATGTTGTCGTTGATTTTTTAAAACGTGCAAttttaagattaaaaaaaaacctcttgTACTTCAGAAAAAGATTTATTAAGCCATGCATTTCAAAAAATGGGTCAAACGAGCCCCTGATAAGTGTTTAATtagttattatttttattatcagttattatttttattatctcTTCCCTaactaatttcttttatttctcttatttttgagtaatttactctttttttaatttgataatttgaaGACAATAAACAGACCACAAGGTCTAAATTAAAGATATTATCACTTACCAAGAAAGAACTTCAACCCTCACCCCTTGAATAAGGGGTTCTCATGGGAAGAAGATCGCAGATGAGGAGTAATTCTTTCTTGCGCAGGAAGAAGAAGCGGATGAGGAAGGGGTTTCTTCTCGCTAGAGTTggttgtagacttgtagtcTTTGATATTTGACCACTAATATAAGATAACATCACACCTCATTATCATTTTCTAAAAATAGAAATCATGTCGGTTATTCTTCACCACATTAAGTGTTGTAAATCCATACTTCATACAACTAattatattgtccactttgaattTATCGGTTCCCGTGAATACATCAGGCCCAcgtgactttgtttctcctagTCCTAACAAGTGGGATGAGCCCAACTCGTCAAATTAGGGAAAATGCCTAGTTAGTGTTTAGAAGTGggctttacatatatatatatccgtcCATTGGAAGACTATGTCTTTACTGATGTGGTATATATTATCCGAATAGCTCCGATATCatattgtaaatccacacctcatacaaccaattatattatccgctttgggttaTTCGGTTCCAATGGATACATCGGACTTGCACGACTTTATTTCTCCCTAGCCTTGCAAGTGGACTTTACATACATATACCCATTGGAAGACTATGTCTTTACCGAtgtggtgtgtgtgtatatattgatACGGGGGaggggggattcgaaccctggtCACCAAGATGATACACACGATCCTTACCACTACAACTAATCACTCGAGTGTTTAGCCGCACATATTACACGTagatttgtttgaattttttgggCAAAATACAgggattattttatattatccctttaaattaaataaaagttgGTGTATTAAAATTGAgagcttttttctttctttttcttggattCAAATTATTAGACTTTGgtgactttttgtgcatttggtaGGCAACTTTTCACGTTGATTGATCAAGTCAAAAACTAACTTAAGTATCAATAATTTATTGAGATTTTAATCAATTCATGGTAGTGAAGCAATCAAAATTAAGGTCATGGTTTTCTTAATAGTCGTAGAGAATCGTTGAACTAAAACATTTTGCGTACGTTCTCCATATTTTGGGGATAAGACCAAGAAGATTACTAGGTTTTGTTTGTCAATTGTTTATTTAAAGTTGGAAAATCATTGACTtcctaaaatatttttttttaaaaaaaaaaccttgaacTTTAACAGTTTTAAACTTTTAATATGATTGCACAGATATTATATATAGTTCAATAATTCTTTAGATATGTGAAGGTGCATCACAATTATTAGAGAAttaaattatgtaaattatgtTTTAATTAAGATTGATTTACCCAAATAAAAACATTTGTAGAATCAATCGAATATTGAATCAAGGCAATCACAAtattaatgtttcattagggTTGGTCAATACACATAAGAGGATATATTCAATCCccattgccaaaaaaaaaaatcaatcttaATTAAAGATCGACTCCCACTCACACAATCAAAGACTTTTCTCAACTTAAGTACCATAGATGACAATCCATAAAAATAAAACCGTGCAAGCTCAAAcataaagcggacaatattgatttATAGTGTTTGGGATGAATTTTCTAACAACTCTCCCAAGTACCATACATTTATGTTAGttgattttatttcttttttaaaaaaaacaacatgttATTTATTTCTTGGTCATGTTCCCTGGCCTTTAGATTTATACTCATCTGAATATATGCTTCAACAATTGAATTACACTAAATTAAAATACTATATATCATTAAAGAGACACATAATAATaagattatttttattaataattctCAATTTATTGAAAAATCCGCAATGTTTTGtcaaaaacaacaaatcttgCAAGATATCATAGATTCGATCAGTTGCACACAATCTGACATTTGCATGTGTGAGACCCTGGTACGGGAACTGACTCCTGGCAAACGCAGTTCTTAGGCATGCTACCTGCCCCGTATTTTCCACTCACTTCCAGAATACACACATGCCCACTAAAGTCTGAGCACCTCTGGGACGTTCTGAATACATCCGTTGAAGGACAATATTTCAGTGATTGTCCTGCACACATGTATAatattaattacatatatacatacacaaatatatatatatagagaattTCTCAGGTGCATACAAACTGAATCTCTGTTATTTTTATAAACAAGTGAGACCTAAAATAATAGAGATTTTTAGTGATCTGCATTTTAAGTCTGCGCTAGAGAATTCttgtacatatataaataagcaTCACAGTACGTATTATAAATCTAGCTGAGTATACGTACCTTGAGCAAGATCAGAGAGACTGACCAGCAGCAACATACAAGCAATGGATGCAATGATGGTCGACTTCATGATGATATTTGTTTGTGTCTAACTAgtgttttcttctctatttttcAGTGTTGAAGAatgagatatatataatatatatattgaaagagCATAATGAATCATGTATTTATAGTTGCTTCAATGTGGCTGATTAAAGGGAACTAATTAAATTTCAGGATGTGCAATGTCGGATTTCCCTACCAGTTTTGGACATTTTTAAATCTCAAtgataaagaaaattaatttattgtctACCTAAAAAATTACCAAATTTATATATTTCCTTTAAGATAGGAATCCTTTAAAACAAGTCATATTACTATGATatgtgaattttttgagtgtttaattgttggttatatatatgtgcataattaataattaaaaaataattaattaaatatgatcAATTTAATTTATGGAAGAATTGAATCTTAAATGTGACTAATTTAATTGTTCTTAGTATTATACATCCATTCTATGTTCTTAGTattattgaaatatttttataatttttttccaatatGCATTACATTTTTTGCCATGTCACTCATTTTAGGTTTTTTTATTGCCGAATACTAaactattaaaaaattattttacaaTAATGCCTCATCCATCTAATTTAgtaatttaaattttctttaataTCATGAAATTAAATAACACTATATTTTAactataataattaatttagaaTGTTCAATAAAAATATCTACAACACCTTTGCGACCACATGTTGGGCATTAAGCCCAACTTCTCCTGTCAttaggtgagaaatttttgtgtacATACGTCTGACTATCCAAATTTAGGTCCATATTAgatgttcaaaagacaaatttgtacagtgtcattctcatatatatatatatatatatatataatgcacgAGAAAGGAGAAAGCCCACAAATAATAACAACAAAAGATATAATTTAATTTTGACATTCACATTATAAATTGGCACACAAATTCAAGCACACACCACTCAGGCTAGCCTACATGGGATGGGAGGGCAGATAGAAGAGCTAGTCTTCCCTTGATAATACACGGTAAATTGCAAATTAAGCAAAAGATAGAACAAACAGTACTGgagttttgtcatttttgttaaCCAATTCTTGGCACCACAGCCACAATGTGGTTGCTATCAACAAAGACTCGGACCCTGTCACACTGGTAATCCAATGTCACAACTGATTTCTCATCCACAGTCGCCGCGCGCACGGTCTGATTTTCCCTCATGATTGTGGCGGCCGCGACATCTCCATTCGTCCCCACCAGCTCCGGCCACGCTCTCTTACCTGAAACAAATTGTTCAACATTAATCTCATTAATTTCAAAGTAAGTAACCATGTATAACtacctatatatataagaaatgcTCACCAGTACAACTTGCCATGTTAATCTTAATTTACAGCTCCTTTAGGCTTTATTTTCCTAGCTcaatttcctttgtttttcttttgattggtATTTATAGGTGAGGAGGAAGACAGACCCAAATTAAAGTCCTCATTCTTAGTTAGTATTATTTAATGTAGCCGGCCATCCATAACAAGAGAAAGTGGTGTATATCTTTGGTTATCTCGTcctctattattattattattatttttaccaTTTCAAAGCTTATGCTATGTACAGCTGCTACGGCTTGTAGTTGTAGGCAAATAATCTACCAGGAAGAACAGACAAACAATAACAAGGCCAAAGGTAACCCAACAACAACAGTGCATTGAGCTGAAAAATTCAATGCTGCTGGTCTTTCCCTTTGTATTGTATATgaagaaatgtttttttttttttcttttaatggtCCATATGAAGAAATAttcttaaataaaatagacTTCACCAGATACATTTGCTTATTTTATTTGTAGAGAATGAAGAATAGATGGGCCGGGCAATAAATTTAACAGAAACTCATTGAGGACTGCACTTCAAGGATGAAGGCTGGAATCGCAGTATCGCACATACACTGTCGTCTGACACGTGTACGTTAGATAGTATGTCTAACTATAAGTATGCATGCATACTATAatgtataa is from Tripterygium wilfordii isolate XIE 37 chromosome 14, ASM1340144v1, whole genome shotgun sequence and encodes:
- the LOC120014945 gene encoding TNF receptor-associated factor homolog 1a-like encodes the protein MAGTASEESGTGSTVDEISSAQQCQSGEALTEWRCSEQVESGTPSTSPPYWDTDEDDDGPRPSELFGRHAWKIEKFSQITKRELRSNVFEAGGYKWYILIYPQGCDVCNHLSLFLCVANHEKLLPGWSHFAQFTIAVVNKDPKKSKYSDTLHRFWKKEHDWGWKKFMELSKVLDGFIDADSLIIKAQVQVIREKADRPFRCLDCQYRRELVRVYLTNVEQICRRFVEEKRGKLARLIEDKARWSSFRAFWSAMDQTTQRRMSKEKRAAILKVVVKHFFIEKEVTSTLVMDSLYSGLKALEDQANGKKGRAKLLDVEEMPAPIVCVDKDMFVLVDDVLLLLERAALEPLPPKDEKGPQNRTKDGSSGEDFNKDFIECDERRLTELGRRTVEIFALTHIFSNKIEVAYQEAVALKRQEELIREEEAAWLAESEQKFKRGVLEKEKKLKKKQSKQKRNNRKGKDRGRERVVTQEKLLDEQPSETRDSIVEDDPPVVEKPDVMENVSDVSDSVDGVAEVVPLDSEERDASLVNWDTDTSEVHHSTEAGSSEISALSSVPNGTDKRSPSVMDDSSSTCSTDSVPSVVMTGSYKGSSFSNYQNKKSPSREKSQRGKVTCDGEGWANGMDNQTSVPVVDAMDIHDASGSSKAGESESEAPRSMKGQINCLEQNAFKKVSYSEEVAPRQKKFGSKDLNVESSNKEKSTASPPSPKSPPRNLPSGLPSKSGQNVPSKSAQNVPLKSEQKMTAPVDPALVKKVSVYSSPQSGKVTSLTTSSQNSSMLKLEAQNTVAAKPTEKPMLQQVPPMSRPSSAPLIPSPRAIAPVVSMVQTAPLARSISAAGRLGPEPSPATHSYGPQTYRNAIMSHPVGSGSAAFNHPSPPSSGITLSSAYSQSPSLLSAPVFVPPSSERVDPNYVQSGFSYGMGIVDVVQNGPQWLEGSHRDGNRNLHHDPSLLNGIQNLDLYKPVNSGSREHFSPEFRASTSGRHTQGVVTDEFPHLDIINDLLDDEHGVKGDRANTVFHSRCNGPILNRQFTFPCEVGESGDLGMSTSSGRIERTQSYQDGGFRWGYRPPSSHFDSTGDFPPHSNSSLPHTNGHIDGLMPNHWQMTSSDPSSLGGMRNVDGDGYPRYSPDYSNLACGVNGYTVFRPSNGH
- the LOC120014246 gene encoding protease inhibitor HPI-like yields the protein MVTYFEINEINVEQFVSGKRAWPELVGTNGDVAAATIMRENQTVRAATVDEKSVVTLDYQCDRVRVFVDSNHIVAVVPRIG